The stretch of DNA CCGCCCACACCCCCCACCACCCCCACCCTATCCTTCGCCAGCGCCAGTCGCGTTCCACCCCCCCGGCCTCGGCGGACGAGGGGGACGAGGGGGACGACTACAAAACATACAACAACGCATTACCCGGAATCTGGAGGCTCTACAAGGCGGACGAGGACAAGGAGGTCGAGGAGGGCGAGGGGGACGAGGCGGTCGAGGAGGACCACCGATCAACGGCAAGACAATGGATATGGCGAGAATTGATGAGGTCGTGCGATTGGGAGACATTGAGATTTGGGAAGTGCATAATCGCGGCGGTCAGCCTCACCCTTTCCACCTCCATCCGGTCCAGTTTCAAATTCTCGACCGCAACGGCCAACCATCCACCAGTGCCGACCTCGGCTGGAAAGACACAGTCCTGGTGCCTCCAGGTGATCTCGTTCGGATCATCATGGCCTTCGATCGATATGCTGATCCTCAGGTACCATACATGTACCACTGCCACATCCTGGAACACGAAGACAACGGGATGATGGGACAGTTCCTGGTTGTGGAAGAGCCAGAGCAACTCAGCCTGATCACTGGCAAGACAACCGTCGTCACATTCATCACTGGCGTTCAATGCGGGCATTGTTACGAGCACGCGCGTTTGTTCGACGAGGTGCTTCGGGAGAACGACATCAACCTGGTGATCATCACGCCAGAATCCGAGCCGGACCAGGAGAGAGTTGCTGTGCTGTCATCGAGCCTAATCTCTGACACTGCTGGCAAATGGGCAGGCTGGTTTGGAATGGCCCACACCGGCCCAACGCACGGCACAGTCCTGCTGGATACGACCGGCGAGGTCGTCTGGAAGTCCACAGCCCCCGAACCATACATGGATGTCCAAAATCTCGTGAACCGTGCGAAAAATCTGCCGGGCAGATAATGATAACTTTATCTTCGGCTTGCTGTTGCGCCTTTTGATATGTAAGTTGTGTGCAAAAAATAGATGGGTATGGCAAACAGGGAGAACGCAATGAAACTCACCACTGAACA from Gemmatimonadota bacterium encodes:
- a CDS encoding multicopper oxidase domain-containing protein; the encoded protein is RPHPPPPPPYPSPAPVAFHPPGLGGRGGRGGRLQNIQQRITRNLEALQGGRGQGGRGGRGGRGGRGGPPINGKTMDMARIDEVVRLGDIEIWEVHNRGGQPHPFHLHPVQFQILDRNGQPSTSADLGWKDTVLVPPGDLVRIIMAFDRYADPQVPYMYHCHILEHEDNGMMGQFLVVEEPEQLSLITGKTTVVTFITGVQCGHCYEHARLFDEVLRENDINLVIITPESEPDQERVAVLSSSLISDTAGKWAGWFGMAHTGPTHGTVLLDTTGEVVWKSTAPEPYMDVQNLVNRAKNLPGR